From the Pedobacter cryoconitis genome, one window contains:
- a CDS encoding cysteine desulfurase family protein yields the protein MNRIYLDNAATTPLDKEVMAEMINVMENYYGNPSSIHAQGREVRTLIEKARKTVAGLLNATPAEIFFTSGGTEADNTAIRCGIAAFGIRHAITSKIEHHAVEHTLGQLLKDGVIDKLSFVNIDAKGNVDYDHLEQLLKENSRSFVSLMHANNELATLTDMEKVGDICERYEAIYHCDTVQTMGHYAHDVRKIKAHFIVCAAHKLHGPKGVGFLFVNHTVKISPMIFGGAQERNMRGGTENVYGIVGLAKALEMAYSHMEEHQAYIQDLKTYMKDKLAEEIPAISFNGETDPEKSLYTVLNVSFPAMDMSDMLLFNLDINGISASGGSACSSGSNIGSHVLTAIGTDPNRPSVRFSFSKLNTKEEIDYVIEKVKHIVEQNIAV from the coding sequence ATGAACAGGATCTATTTAGATAATGCTGCAACTACGCCTCTGGATAAAGAGGTTATGGCTGAAATGATTAATGTGATGGAGAATTATTATGGTAATCCATCTTCAATTCATGCGCAGGGCCGTGAGGTACGTACATTGATTGAAAAGGCCCGTAAAACTGTAGCTGGATTACTGAATGCGACACCTGCTGAAATATTTTTCACTTCGGGTGGTACAGAAGCTGACAACACAGCTATACGTTGTGGTATTGCAGCTTTTGGGATCAGGCATGCTATTACTTCAAAAATTGAACATCATGCGGTTGAGCATACGCTTGGCCAGTTATTAAAGGATGGCGTTATTGATAAGCTGAGCTTTGTAAATATTGATGCTAAGGGGAATGTTGATTATGATCACCTGGAACAACTGTTAAAAGAGAATTCACGTTCTTTTGTTTCCTTAATGCATGCAAATAATGAATTGGCAACCCTGACCGATATGGAAAAGGTTGGTGATATTTGTGAGCGTTATGAGGCTATTTATCATTGTGATACCGTACAGACCATGGGTCATTATGCACATGATGTCAGAAAGATTAAAGCGCATTTTATAGTTTGTGCAGCGCATAAATTGCATGGTCCGAAAGGGGTAGGGTTCTTATTCGTAAATCATACGGTGAAAATCAGTCCGATGATTTTTGGTGGTGCCCAGGAACGTAATATGCGTGGTGGTACTGAAAATGTATATGGAATTGTAGGGTTGGCAAAAGCATTGGAGATGGCTTATAGTCATATGGAAGAGCACCAGGCCTATATCCAGGATTTGAAAACTTACATGAAAGATAAACTGGCCGAAGAAATTCCTGCCATAAGTTTTAATGGAGAAACTGATCCTGAGAAAAGTTTATATACGGTCCTGAATGTATCATTCCCGGCAATGGATATGTCTGATATGCTATTGTTTAACCTGGATATTAATGGCATCTCTGCATCTGGCGGAAGTGCTTGCTCTTCGGGTTCCAATATCGGGTCTCATGTGCTGACTGCTATAGGTACTGATCCAAATCGTCCATCGGTCAGGTTCTCTTTCAGCAAGTTGAATACGAAAGAGGAAATTGATTATGTGATAGAAAAGGTGAAACATATTGTAGAGCAGAATATCGCAGTTTAA
- a CDS encoding GNAT family N-acetyltransferase encodes MQYVAIENNESPYLSFVEELYHAAFPMEERRNWEQLLKMIGTVPEMSMQVILEEEKAIGFVTSWKFDDWCFIEHLAIDPVNRGKKFGERVMKDFMVNRKLLLEVEPPASVDAVRRIGFYERLGLVCLPFDYLHPSYHDSHVSHSLVLMTNVPEREELYFNEIIRRVKKQVYLYHPL; translated from the coding sequence ATGCAATACGTAGCTATAGAGAATAATGAGAGCCCATATCTGTCTTTTGTGGAGGAGTTGTATCATGCTGCTTTTCCAATGGAAGAACGCAGAAACTGGGAGCAACTGTTAAAAATGATCGGCACAGTTCCGGAAATGTCTATGCAGGTAATTCTGGAAGAAGAAAAAGCGATTGGTTTTGTAACCAGCTGGAAATTTGATGACTGGTGTTTTATTGAACATCTGGCGATTGATCCGGTAAACAGAGGAAAGAAATTTGGGGAACGCGTGATGAAAGATTTCATGGTCAACCGGAAGTTGCTTTTAGAGGTTGAGCCTCCTGCTTCTGTGGATGCGGTACGTAGAATTGGTTTTTATGAGCGGTTGGGATTGGTTTGTTTACCTTTCGATTATCTCCATCCTTCTTATCATGATTCTCATGTTTCTCATTCGTTAGTGCTGATGACCAATGTACCGGAAAGAGAAGAACTGTATTTTAATGAGATTATCCGCAGGGTCAAAAAACAGGTTTATTTATACCATCCTTTGTAA
- a CDS encoding basic secretory protein-like protein, with amino-acid sequence MNPIRTLAVSSLLFFSLTSVVSAQKKETFKDKEVVYKKGLKLTFINQDKGFSPVVKERMIETFFKVYPALKAAYNEKTAKEITFVIDTSYKGVAATQGTVVAYSPVWFKQHPGDIDVVTHEVMHIVQNYGSNAGPWWITEGIADYVRYKYGVDNAGAKWTLPDYKAGQNYDNGYRITARFLAWLEVHHQGIVKVLDQQMRAHTYNEEFWKTQTTKTLPELWASYTENPII; translated from the coding sequence ATGAATCCTATCCGTACTCTAGCTGTAAGCAGCTTACTATTCTTCTCGCTCACCAGCGTTGTATCTGCTCAAAAAAAGGAAACTTTTAAAGACAAAGAAGTTGTCTATAAAAAAGGTTTGAAATTAACCTTTATCAATCAGGACAAAGGTTTTTCGCCCGTAGTCAAAGAAAGGATGATTGAAACCTTTTTTAAAGTTTATCCGGCTTTAAAAGCTGCGTACAATGAAAAGACAGCAAAGGAAATCACTTTTGTAATCGATACCTCCTATAAAGGAGTGGCTGCAACCCAGGGAACTGTTGTTGCTTATAGCCCGGTCTGGTTTAAACAGCATCCCGGAGATATAGATGTGGTTACGCATGAGGTGATGCATATTGTACAGAATTATGGCAGCAACGCCGGTCCATGGTGGATCACAGAAGGAATAGCTGACTATGTACGTTATAAATATGGAGTTGACAATGCAGGGGCTAAATGGACACTCCCTGATTATAAAGCCGGACAGAACTATGATAACGGTTATCGTATTACAGCAAGGTTTCTGGCCTGGCTGGAAGTACATCATCAGGGAATAGTCAAAGTGCTGGATCAGCAGATGAGAGCGCATACCTACAATGAAGAATTCTGGAAAACACAAACGACAAAAACTTTGCCTGAATTATGGGCTTCTTATACAGAAAATCCAATAATTTAG
- a CDS encoding GH92 family glycosyl hydrolase, with protein MKHFLSALLISAAMPVLAQQAGKVTDPVDWVNPLMGTASKPSLSNGNTYPTIAVPWGMNFWTPQTGKMGDGWAYTYDADKIRGFKQTHQPSPWMNDYGQFSVMPVTGKMKFNQDERASWFSHKAEIVKPYYYSVYLADANVTTEITPTERAAQFRFTFPKSDSSYVVIDAFDKGSYIKVIPKERKVIGYSTRYASGPLPANFKNYFVIYFDKAISSANTWHGNTLAKDTLELKSDHSGAIIGFKTEKGEKVGMKVASSFISVEQAEISLKRELANDTFEATQQKSRAIWNKTLGKISIEGGTVDQTRTFYSSLYRTLFFPNKLYEIDANNKIVHWSPYNGKTMPGYMFAGTGFWDTFRALYPFLNLVYPAINKEMQQGLVNDYKEGGWLPEWSSPGYANCMIGNNSASVVADAYIKGLRGYDIESLFEALKHGANNEGPNEAVGRAGVKYYNELGYVPYDVKLNENAARTLEYAYDDFTIYQLGRALKKPAAEIDIYKKRAMNYKNLFDPSSGLMRGKNKDGSFQSPFNPFKWGDAFTEGNSWHYSWSVFQDVNGLVGLMGGKNKFVEKLDSVFTMPPVFDASYYGSVIHEIREMQIANMGQYAHGNQPIQHMIYLYNYAGQPWKAQYWLRETMNRMYKATPDGYCGDEDNGQTSAWYVFSAMGFYPVTPATDQYVVGAPLFKKVTVNLDNGKQIVINAAANSVDNKYINALKYDGKAYGKNWLSHSDLVKGATLDFDMTAAPNKTRGTAESDFPYSMSTEK; from the coding sequence ATGAAACATTTCTTATCAGCATTACTTATTTCTGCTGCTATGCCTGTACTGGCGCAGCAAGCAGGTAAAGTGACGGACCCGGTAGACTGGGTTAATCCGCTAATGGGGACGGCAAGTAAACCAAGCCTGTCTAATGGTAATACTTATCCAACAATTGCAGTTCCATGGGGAATGAATTTCTGGACTCCGCAAACTGGTAAAATGGGTGACGGATGGGCTTATACTTATGATGCTGATAAAATCAGAGGATTCAAACAAACACATCAGCCTTCTCCTTGGATGAACGATTACGGACAATTCTCGGTGATGCCGGTAACTGGTAAAATGAAATTCAACCAGGATGAGCGTGCAAGCTGGTTCTCTCATAAGGCAGAAATTGTAAAGCCATATTATTACAGTGTATACCTGGCTGATGCGAATGTAACTACTGAAATTACACCTACAGAGCGTGCAGCTCAGTTCCGCTTTACTTTTCCGAAGTCTGATAGTTCTTATGTAGTGATTGATGCTTTTGATAAGGGATCATATATTAAAGTTATCCCGAAGGAAAGAAAAGTTATAGGATACAGCACACGTTATGCAAGCGGCCCGCTGCCTGCTAATTTTAAAAACTACTTTGTTATCTACTTTGATAAGGCTATTTCTTCTGCAAATACATGGCACGGAAATACTTTGGCAAAAGATACACTGGAGCTGAAAAGTGATCATTCTGGTGCAATCATAGGATTTAAGACTGAAAAAGGAGAAAAGGTAGGGATGAAAGTCGCTTCGTCTTTTATCAGTGTTGAACAAGCCGAAATCAGTTTAAAGAGAGAACTGGCAAATGATACTTTTGAAGCTACACAGCAAAAGTCAAGAGCGATATGGAACAAAACTTTAGGTAAGATTTCTATCGAAGGCGGAACTGTTGATCAGACGCGTACTTTCTACTCGAGTTTATACCGCACTTTATTTTTCCCGAATAAATTATATGAGATAGACGCGAATAATAAAATTGTTCACTGGAGTCCATACAATGGTAAAACTATGCCTGGGTATATGTTTGCTGGTACGGGTTTCTGGGATACCTTCAGAGCGCTGTATCCATTCTTAAACCTGGTTTATCCTGCAATCAATAAGGAAATGCAGCAGGGATTGGTAAATGATTATAAAGAGGGTGGATGGTTACCTGAATGGTCAAGCCCTGGTTATGCAAATTGTATGATTGGTAACAACTCTGCTTCTGTAGTTGCGGATGCTTACATCAAAGGGTTACGCGGATATGATATTGAGAGTTTATTTGAAGCGCTGAAACATGGGGCGAATAATGAAGGGCCAAATGAAGCCGTTGGAAGAGCTGGTGTAAAGTATTACAATGAGTTGGGTTATGTGCCTTATGATGTTAAACTGAATGAGAATGCAGCCAGAACATTAGAGTATGCTTATGATGACTTTACGATTTATCAATTGGGAAGAGCACTTAAAAAACCAGCTGCTGAAATTGATATCTATAAGAAAAGAGCAATGAACTATAAAAACCTTTTTGATCCTTCTTCGGGCTTAATGCGCGGAAAGAATAAGGATGGTTCATTCCAGTCGCCTTTTAACCCGTTTAAATGGGGTGATGCTTTTACAGAAGGAAACAGCTGGCATTATTCATGGTCAGTTTTCCAGGATGTAAATGGCCTGGTTGGGCTAATGGGTGGTAAAAACAAGTTTGTAGAGAAACTGGATTCAGTATTTACAATGCCTCCTGTTTTTGATGCAAGTTATTATGGTTCTGTAATTCATGAAATCAGAGAGATGCAGATTGCGAACATGGGCCAGTATGCGCATGGTAATCAGCCGATACAACACATGATTTACTTGTATAACTATGCCGGACAACCCTGGAAAGCTCAGTACTGGTTAAGAGAAACGATGAACAGAATGTATAAGGCTACGCCTGATGGCTATTGTGGAGATGAGGATAACGGGCAGACTTCTGCCTGGTATGTTTTCTCTGCTATGGGCTTTTATCCGGTTACACCTGCCACTGATCAATATGTAGTTGGTGCACCTTTATTCAAAAAAGTAACGGTGAACCTGGATAATGGAAAACAGATTGTGATCAATGCTGCGGCAAACAGTGTAGATAACAAGTATATCAATGCGTTGAAATACGACGGTAAGGCTTATGGTAAAAACTGGTTAAGCCACTCTGATTTAGTTAAAGGGGCTACATTGGATTTCGATATGACTGCTGCGCCTAACAAGACCAGGGGAACTGCGGAAAGTGATTTCCCATATTCTATGTCAACAGAGAAATAA
- a CDS encoding outer membrane beta-barrel protein, protein MRKLLTLAMLSAFALAANAQTEKGKIIVGGAIGYSNSKSNNDAMENKQNSLTLLPSIGYFVKDNLALGVGIGYSRLTEKSSEKTQYVLSQKNTTDYFMVSPFIRHYINISDQFKFFGQFSVPMKWGNLESATGTTSPAVSVAPASNSKTTSIGVSIEPGFAYFPTKRIGIQLSLDGLSYAWNKTENKNSHHVNKTNAFNLGTNFFAPKIGIQFHF, encoded by the coding sequence ATGAGAAAATTATTAACACTGGCGATGCTTTCTGCATTTGCTCTGGCAGCTAATGCCCAAACTGAAAAAGGTAAAATTATAGTAGGAGGGGCAATAGGTTATTCCAACTCCAAAAGTAATAACGATGCTATGGAAAATAAGCAGAATAGCTTAACGCTGCTTCCAAGTATAGGTTATTTCGTGAAGGATAATCTGGCATTGGGTGTAGGGATTGGTTATTCAAGGCTAACAGAGAAGAGCAGTGAAAAAACACAGTATGTTTTGAGTCAGAAAAATACAACTGACTATTTTATGGTGAGCCCTTTTATCAGGCATTATATAAATATATCTGATCAGTTCAAATTCTTTGGTCAGTTTTCTGTTCCAATGAAATGGGGAAATCTGGAGTCGGCAACTGGAACGACTAGTCCGGCTGTTAGTGTTGCTCCTGCTTCAAATTCTAAAACTACGTCGATAGGGGTAAGTATAGAGCCTGGTTTCGCGTATTTTCCTACCAAAAGAATTGGGATACAGCTTTCTTTAGATGGGCTATCTTATGCCTGGAATAAAACCGAGAATAAGAACTCGCATCATGTGAATAAGACTAATGCTTTCAATTTAGGAACGAACTTTTTCGCGCCAAAAATTGGTATTCAATTTCATTTCTAG
- a CDS encoding porin family protein, which yields MAQTEKGKILLGGYANFNSFKGTGMTNRSTSLRINPTVGIFVTDNVVIGTGLGYVHTGYTQNLVDGGEIGSVRRKAYVVSVSPFGRYYVGITPQFKFFGQLEASANWRNIKASDADAAKGEKDFKSNFYTAALSPGFALFPSKKIGIELSFSGFQFSRDKSIGDFQSFSFGSDFFSPRLGIQFYL from the coding sequence ATGGCGCAGACAGAAAAAGGAAAAATACTTTTAGGAGGTTATGCTAATTTTAACAGCTTCAAAGGTACCGGCATGACAAACAGATCTACTAGCTTAAGAATCAATCCTACGGTGGGGATTTTTGTGACGGATAATGTGGTGATAGGAACCGGGTTAGGATATGTGCATACTGGTTATACCCAGAATTTGGTAGATGGGGGAGAAATAGGATCTGTACGAAGAAAAGCTTATGTTGTAAGTGTAAGCCCATTTGGGAGATATTATGTTGGTATCACACCGCAATTTAAATTTTTTGGTCAGCTGGAAGCCTCTGCAAACTGGCGGAATATTAAAGCCAGCGATGCTGATGCTGCAAAAGGAGAAAAAGATTTTAAGAGTAATTTTTATACCGCAGCTTTGTCTCCGGGATTTGCACTGTTTCCATCCAAAAAGATTGGGATTGAATTGTCATTTTCAGGATTTCAGTTTTCAAGGGATAAAAGCATAGGTGACTTCCAGTCTTTCAGTTTCGGAAGTGATTTTTTTAGCCCCCGTTTAGGGATCCAATTCTATTTATAA
- the accD gene encoding acetyl-CoA carboxylase, carboxyltransferase subunit beta, which translates to MAWFKREKKGISTLTEEKKEAPDGLWNKCPNCKKALHSADLIENKYVCHYCDYHLRVGSKEYFQVLFDNNEFKELFADLTSGDPLNFTDSKPYTERLVDTMAKTGLKDAIRSAVGKIEGEELVIACMDFNFIGGSMGSVVGEKIARSIDYSIKHKIPFLMISKSGGARMMEAAFSLMQMAKTSAKLALLNQAKIPYISLLTDPTTGGVTASYAMLGDINIAEPGALIGFAGPRVIKETIKKDLPKGFQTAEFVQEHGFLDFIVDRRAMKSKLATFLKMVKN; encoded by the coding sequence ATGGCTTGGTTTAAGAGAGAAAAAAAAGGTATCAGTACGCTGACAGAAGAAAAAAAAGAAGCGCCGGATGGCTTATGGAACAAGTGTCCTAATTGCAAGAAAGCATTACACAGCGCGGACCTTATCGAAAATAAATACGTTTGTCACTATTGTGATTATCATTTGAGAGTTGGTTCCAAAGAATATTTTCAGGTATTGTTTGATAACAACGAGTTTAAAGAACTTTTTGCTGACCTGACTTCAGGTGACCCGCTTAACTTTACAGACAGCAAACCTTATACAGAACGTTTGGTTGACACGATGGCTAAAACAGGCCTGAAAGACGCTATCCGTTCAGCAGTAGGTAAAATTGAAGGAGAAGAACTGGTAATTGCCTGTATGGATTTCAATTTTATTGGTGGTTCTATGGGTTCTGTAGTAGGAGAAAAAATCGCGAGATCTATCGATTACAGTATCAAACATAAAATCCCATTCTTAATGATCTCCAAATCAGGGGGGGCCCGGATGATGGAAGCTGCATTCTCATTGATGCAAATGGCAAAAACATCTGCTAAATTAGCTTTGCTGAACCAGGCAAAAATACCTTATATCTCTTTATTAACTGATCCGACTACCGGTGGTGTAACTGCATCTTATGCGATGCTTGGTGATATTAATATTGCAGAACCAGGTGCACTGATTGGATTTGCAGGCCCGAGAGTAATTAAAGAAACGATCAAAAAAGACTTACCAAAAGGTTTTCAGACTGCTGAATTTGTGCAGGAACATGGTTTCCTTGACTTTATTGTAGACAGAAGGGCGATGAAATCCAAGCTGGCTACCTTCCTTAAAATGGTAAAGAACTAG
- the fbaA gene encoding class II fructose-bisphosphate aldolase: MSLKGYKGVIYGDAVQELFEQAKKHQFALPAVNVTGTNTINAVMETAKAVNSPVMIQLSNGGAQFYAGKTLNNDNLNACVLGAVSAAKHVHLLAEHYGVAVVLHTDHAAKKLLPWIDGLLDHGEKFFAETGKPLFSSHMLDLSEESIEENMEISAKYLARMAKMGMTIEIELGVTGGEEDGVDNSDVDSSKLYTQPSEVAYAYEELSKVSDKFTVAAAFGNVHGVYKPGNVKLQPVILKNSQDYIKEKLGLTAEKPINFVFHGGSGSSQEEIREAISYGAIKMNIDTDMQWALWEGVLDYYKANEAYLQGQIGNPDGDDKPNKKYYDPRVWLRKGEEAFVKRLTQAFEDLNCRNASDKL; encoded by the coding sequence ATGAGTTTAAAAGGCTATAAAGGCGTAATTTACGGAGATGCTGTTCAGGAATTATTTGAGCAGGCTAAAAAACATCAGTTTGCATTGCCTGCTGTTAATGTTACCGGAACAAATACCATCAATGCGGTTATGGAAACTGCTAAAGCGGTGAATTCACCAGTCATGATCCAGTTATCAAATGGTGGCGCGCAATTTTATGCAGGTAAGACATTGAATAATGATAACTTAAATGCATGTGTATTAGGCGCAGTATCTGCCGCAAAACATGTTCATTTACTAGCGGAACACTATGGTGTTGCGGTAGTATTACATACTGACCACGCAGCTAAAAAATTATTGCCATGGATTGACGGTCTGTTAGATCATGGTGAAAAATTCTTTGCTGAAACTGGTAAACCATTGTTCTCTTCACATATGCTGGACCTTTCTGAAGAGTCAATTGAAGAAAACATGGAAATCTCAGCTAAATATTTAGCCCGTATGGCTAAAATGGGCATGACTATCGAAATCGAACTGGGTGTAACTGGTGGTGAAGAAGATGGCGTGGACAATAGCGATGTAGATAGCTCTAAATTATATACTCAGCCTTCTGAAGTAGCTTATGCTTATGAAGAATTGAGTAAAGTAAGTGATAAATTTACTGTTGCTGCTGCTTTTGGTAATGTTCACGGTGTTTATAAACCAGGTAACGTTAAATTGCAACCGGTAATTCTTAAAAACTCTCAGGATTATATCAAAGAGAAATTAGGATTAACAGCTGAAAAACCAATTAACTTTGTATTCCATGGCGGATCAGGTTCTTCTCAGGAAGAAATCAGAGAAGCTATTTCTTATGGTGCAATCAAAATGAACATTGATACTGATATGCAATGGGCATTATGGGAAGGCGTTCTGGATTACTACAAAGCAAATGAAGCTTATCTTCAGGGACAAATCGGAAATCCTGATGGAGATGATAAACCAAATAAAAAATACTATGATCCACGTGTTTGGTTACGCAAAGGGGAAGAAGCATTTGTTAAACGTTTAACTCAGGCTTTTGAAGATTTGAATTGCAGAAACGCAAGTGATAAATTATAA
- a CDS encoding low affinity iron permease family protein — protein sequence MKTPGKKNSLFEQFSNAATKFTGSSSAFIIALLIVIVWGVSGPVFHYSETWQLVINTGTTIITFLMVFLIQKAQNKDGKAIQLKLNELLAAHERASNRMVDIEDLTEAELDQLHKFYVTLSALAKQETDIHCSHSIDAAQEVSAMKAKHLFKPKHHGTTSGK from the coding sequence ATGAAAACCCCGGGAAAGAAAAATAGCTTATTTGAGCAGTTCTCTAATGCTGCAACCAAATTTACAGGCAGCTCTTCGGCCTTTATTATTGCTTTGTTAATTGTTATTGTCTGGGGAGTAAGCGGCCCTGTTTTTCATTATTCGGAAACCTGGCAGCTGGTGATTAATACCGGAACAACAATTATTACTTTTTTAATGGTCTTTTTAATCCAGAAAGCTCAGAACAAAGACGGCAAGGCGATACAGCTTAAACTGAATGAACTATTGGCTGCACATGAACGCGCAAGTAACAGGATGGTGGATATTGAAGACTTAACAGAGGCTGAATTAGATCAGTTACATAAGTTCTATGTCACATTATCAGCATTAGCAAAACAAGAAACCGATATTCATTGTTCTCACTCTATTGATGCAGCGCAGGAAGTTAGTGCAATGAAAGCGAAGCATTTATTTAAACCTAAACATCATGGAACTACTTCAGGTAAATAA
- a CDS encoding GNAT family N-acetyltransferase, whose protein sequence is MELLQVNKIRTQEELESAFAIRKQVFVVEQGCPPELEWENEDVSHHFLALLDNHPCGACRWRKTENGYKLERFAVLKEYRGKRVGQALVAAALADIPDSASSIYLNAQVEAVSLYAKFGFAVEGEQFEEAGIQHFRMVKK, encoded by the coding sequence ATGGAACTACTTCAGGTAAATAAGATCAGGACGCAGGAAGAATTGGAAAGTGCATTTGCAATTCGTAAACAAGTCTTTGTGGTGGAACAGGGCTGTCCGCCGGAACTGGAATGGGAAAATGAAGATGTTTCTCATCATTTCCTGGCTTTACTGGATAATCATCCCTGCGGTGCCTGCCGATGGCGGAAAACCGAAAATGGCTATAAATTAGAACGGTTTGCGGTATTAAAAGAATACAGAGGTAAAAGGGTAGGACAGGCGCTTGTAGCTGCTGCTTTAGCTGATATACCAGATAGTGCCAGCTCGATCTATTTAAACGCGCAGGTGGAAGCTGTTAGCTTGTATGCGAAGTTTGGCTTTGCAGTGGAAGGCGAACAGTTCGAAGAAGCTGGAATACAACACTTCAGGATGGTTAAGAAATAA
- a CDS encoding hydroxymethylglutaryl-CoA lyase has protein sequence MSQKAIKLIECPRDAMQGIHDFIPTDLKAAYINLLLQVGFDTIDFGSFVSPKAIPQLTDTKEVLARLDLSNTQSKLLAIVANLRGAENAMLYPEIDYVGFPFSISETFQQRNTNSSIQESLATVEQMLELCDKNQKTAVIYLSMGFGNPYGDVYNTEIVEQWASALVTRGTKILSLSDTTGVSTPKKIEELLPLLLRTFPETEIGLHLHSTPETRNEKIEAAYKNGCRRFDSALKGFGGCPMAADDLTGNLATEQLISYLQTQGETLNLNLDKWQEAMLLSSKVFQGM, from the coding sequence ATGAGTCAGAAAGCTATTAAACTAATCGAATGTCCGAGAGATGCCATGCAAGGCATTCATGATTTTATTCCTACAGATTTAAAAGCAGCTTATATCAATTTGCTTTTGCAGGTTGGGTTCGATACCATAGATTTTGGCAGCTTTGTTTCACCAAAGGCTATTCCACAGCTTACCGATACCAAAGAAGTTTTAGCCCGGCTGGATCTGAGCAACACCCAAAGCAAATTATTGGCTATCGTAGCCAATCTTCGCGGTGCTGAAAACGCGATGCTCTATCCTGAAATCGACTACGTAGGTTTTCCGTTTTCCATTTCTGAAACTTTTCAGCAAAGGAATACGAATTCCAGTATTCAGGAATCATTGGCTACCGTAGAACAAATGCTGGAGTTATGTGATAAAAATCAGAAGACTGCTGTAATTTACCTGTCTATGGGCTTTGGTAATCCTTACGGAGATGTTTATAATACAGAAATTGTAGAACAATGGGCATCCGCATTGGTCACAAGAGGCACTAAAATACTTTCCCTCTCAGATACCACAGGAGTTTCTACACCAAAAAAAATTGAAGAGCTACTTCCACTGCTGCTCCGGACTTTTCCGGAAACAGAAATAGGACTGCATTTACACAGCACTCCTGAGACACGTAATGAAAAAATAGAAGCTGCTTACAAGAATGGGTGCAGACGTTTTGATAGTGCCTTAAAAGGCTTTGGAGGTTGTCCGATGGCGGCCGATGACCTGACTGGTAACCTTGCTACCGAACAACTGATCAGTTATCTTCAGACACAAGGGGAAACATTGAACCTAAACCTTGATAAATGGCAGGAGGCGATGTTGTTGTCCTCGAAAGTATTTCAAGGAATGTAA